One Ostrea edulis chromosome 2, xbOstEdul1.1, whole genome shotgun sequence genomic region harbors:
- the LOC130052280 gene encoding slit homolog 3 protein-like: MNLNTALMLWCIFLVGLVGVAARGCGDGYCKCSHVQKRATCTSKKKELSYFPELPPYIKQLTYRDNYLPHLTRDMLINLTKINLEQLYLIDNGIFKIDSNTFKDLKKLVKLEISRDAVLNGTVVANAIHSVSRSFERLVLQHNKWETIPLNMFDGLQGSNISYIDLSYNKLQSFNGTQILRLIPYVKTLILDDNPISESNIDFHNMPQMFKLSLENTYLQKVPVFCDVKGSSLLPRLRSLYLGHTSIRSVSMEDFTCLPYLWKLSLLYTNIRVIPNNTFAALPELQTLILENIITLRRLEYFAFNSTSLKKLQFGYIKFKFDDKGRYNNDLFKFAPSLRDLDLSNNQISIGAILKTLLWNLVRLQKLNLQGCGLNYLARGTFDRMPNLHTIIMKGNNLNGWDPNMFKGLVNLKKLYIAGNNIAVVNKTSLEFTTTTALQEIDLSNNPFSCTCQLLWFRDWLKSTKNVTVPLYPERYVCRSPPTWDKKLLASFNYTAEDCKEKNPWIWIGSLLGSFAFLCIVLIIIIYRQLATVRNFIYLMRLRRKGYVRLVNSAEYIFDCYIISCEADESWVLRTLVPKLEEEHCISACVPSRDFDIGAPFVDQILEKMQDSKKIIIVMSNEFTQDEWCQFQVEKAQERIRNQGIEAAVLIMLHDIDNKHMTSTIKELLRKNSYATWVSGRIGKQLFWNIVLAAIEKPFGNPPVAVS, encoded by the coding sequence ATGAACCTAAATACAGCATTGATGTTGTGGTGTATTTTTCTGGTGGGACTTGTCGGTGTTGCCGCACGCGGCTGTGGGGATGGATATTGTAAGTGTTCACATGTACAGAAAAGGGCCACGTGTACGTCCAAAAAAAAGGAGCTAAGCTACTTCCCCGAACTCCCTCCGTACATCAAACAGCTTACATACAGGGACAACTATCTGCCGCATCTCACCAGAGACATGCTCATCAATTTGACTAAAATAAATCTCGAACAACTTTACCTAATTGACAATGGGATATTCAAAATAGATTCGAATACTTTCaaagatttgaaaaaacttgtGAAGCTTGAAATTTCTCGTGATGCTGTGCTAAATGGAACAGTTGTCGCGAATGCCATCCATAGTGTATCTCGATCTTTTGAGAGATTAGTTCTACAGCACAACAAATGGGAAACAATTCCCCTCAACATGTTCGATGGACTTCAAGGTTCCAACATTTCatatatagatttatcatataatAAACTGCAGTCATTTAACGGAACACAGATTCTCCGTCTCATTCCTTATGTCAAAACGCTCATTTTGGACGACAATCCAATATCAGAGAGCAATATCGACTTCCACAACATGCCTCAAATGTTTAAATTGAGTTTGGAAAATACGTATCTACAAAAAGTCCCTGTCTTCTGTGACGTCAAGGGAAGCAGTCTTTTGCCTCGTTTGCGCTCTCTGTACTTAGGCCATACTTCAATAAGATCTGTCTCCATGGAAGATTTTACCTGTTTGCCTTATCTTTGGAAATTATCCCTTCTGTATACAAATATTAGAGTCATTCCGAACAACACATTCGCCGCCCTACCTGAACTTCAGACTCTTATACTAGAAAATATCATCACTCTCCGAAGACTTGAATACTTTGCCTTTAACTCGACATCATTGAAAAAGTTGCAGTTCGgttatataaaattcaaatttgacgATAAAGGAAGATATAACAATGATTTATTCAAGTTCGCGCCAAGTTTAAGAGATCTCGACCTTTCAAACAATCAGATTTCTATTGGCGCAATTTTAAAAACACTTCTGTGGAACTTGGTTAGGTTACAAAAGCTGAATCTTCAGGGTTGTGGGCTGAATTATCTTGCGCGTGGAACTTTCGATAGAATGCCAAATCTTCACACAATTATCATGAAAGGCAACAATTTGAATGGGTGGGATCCGAATATGTTTAAAGGACTGGTAAATCTGAAAAAGCTTTACATCGCTGGAAACAACATAGCTGTGGTCAACAAAACTTCTCTCGAGTTCACAACTACAACTGCTCTTCAGGAGATCGACTTATCAAACAATCCGTTTTCTTGTACATGTCAACTGCTCTGGTTTCGTGACTGGTTAAAATCAACCAAGAATGTCACAGTTCCGCTATATCCTGAGAGATATGTCTGCAGGTCACCCCCGACTTGGGACAAGAAGTTGTTGGCCTCTTTCAATTACACCGCCGAAGACTGTAAGGAGAAGAACCCTTGGATATGGATTGGTAGTCTGCTGGGCTCGTTCGCGTTCCTGTGCATTGTCCTAATAATTATAATATACCGGCAGCTTGCAACTGTTAGAAATTTCATTTACCTGATGCGGTTACGTAGGAAAGGCTATGTAAGACTGGTGAACTCAGCAGAGTATATATTTGATTGCTACATCATCAGTTGTGAAGCTGATGAGAGTTGGGTGCTTAGAACTTTGGTACCTAAACTGGAAGAAGAGCATTGTATTAGTGCTTGTGTACCCTCTCGAGATTTTGATATCGGTGCGCCCTTTGTTGACCAGATTTTAGAGAAAATGCAGGACAGTAAGAAGATAATCATAGTGATGTCAAACGAGTTTACACAGGATGAGTGGTGTCAGTTCCAAGTTGAAAAAGCACAGGAGCGGATCCGAAATCAAGGGATAGAGGCAGCAGTGCTCATTATGTTGCACGATATTGACAATAAGCACATGACATCTACTATAAAAGAATTGCTACGTAAAAATTCATATGCAACATGGGTGAGTGGCAGAATTGGTAAACAGCTGTTTTGGAACATAGTATTGGCGGCAATAGAAAAACCCTTTGGAAATCCTCCTGTTGCTGTATCGTGA